The Cloacibacterium caeni region CTGTCATTTCCTCCGAAAACCCCGCCAATACACATTGGCTTATTGTTTCCGTCTTTAATCATGATTTCTGAACCATTAAGCGTTCTTTCTACTCCATCAAGAGTTACAAACTTAGTTCCTGCATCATTTACGCCTACTTTTACTTTTTTACCAGCAATTTTATCTGCATCAAAAGCGTGAAGAGGTTGACCAAAACCATGTAAAATATAATTGGTAATGTCTACTACATTATTAATTGGCGAAAGACCGATGGCTTTTAATCTGTCTTTCAACCATTCTGGAGATTCTGAAATTTTTACATTTTCGATTACAGCACCAATATATCTTGGGCATAATGCTTCATCTTCTACTTCCAGTTCAAAACCATGTTCTCCTTCTGTATTCACTAAAGCTGTAGAAACTTTTTCGAATTCAGATTTTAAACCATTGGTTGAAAGAAAAGCATGTAAATCTCTTGCTACACCATAGTGAGACATTGCGTCTGTTCTGTTTGGTGTTAAGCCAATTTCGTAAACCTCATCATTGGTTAAATTAAAATATTTTGCAAAAGGTTCTCCTACTTGGTAGATTTCTTCGTCTAGAACCATAATTCCACCGTGATCGTCTGAAAGTCCTAATTCATCTTCTGCACAAATCATTCCTTGAGATTTTTCTCCACGAATTTTTGCTTCTTTCATTTCGAAAGCAGTGCCGTCTTTAGCATAGATTTTAGTACCAATTACAGCAACAGGAACGGTTTGACCAGCAGCAACATTAGGAGCGCCACAAACAATTTCTAAAATTTGGCCACCACCAATATCTACAGTAGTTTTTTTGAGTTTATCTGCATTAGGATGTTGTTCGCAAGTCAAAACTTTACCTACTACGATTCCTTCTAAACTGCCTTTTACAGATTCAAATTTTTCTATTCCTTCTACTTCAAGACCAATATCTGTAAGAAAAGCACCAATTTTATCTGTTGCTAAATCTGTTTTAATAAAGTCTTTTAACCAATTGTTTGAGATTTTCATTTTTTAAAAAGGTTTGAGATTTGAGATTTGAGATTTGAGATATCAAAAAACAAATAACTTTTATAAGTTTGCAAATATCGTGATTTTTTGAGAGATAAGGAAATTTTAGAATTGCAAATTAGGATTTGGATAAAGCCAAATTATAATTCAATAAAAAAGTCGTCTCGAAATTTCGGACGACTCTATTGATATTTTAATTTTTTACTTTTACCTTTTTACTTGGTATTACATTCCAATTACTGGCATAGAAAGCATTAAGATGTGTTCGTTTTCATCTAAACCATCTACTGGTTCTACAATTCCTGGTCTGTTTGGCTGAGACATTTTCATCGTGATGTCTTCAGAACCTAAAACAGATAACATTTCTGTTAAAAATTTAGAACTGAAACCGATGTTGATATCTTCACCTTTATAATCACAAGGAATATTCATATCTGCTTTGTTTGCATATTCTGTATCTTCTGCATGAAGATGCAATACATTACCAGAAAGCTTAAATCTAACTTGGTTGGTAGATTTGTTTGATAAAATACTCGCTCTTCTGATAGAACTTAGCAATAAGTTTCTGTTCACCGTCAAAACATTCGGATTTTCTTTAGGAATTACTGCAGAATAATTAGGATATTTCCCGTCAATTAGTCTACAAATCCAAATATTCTCTCCGAAAGTGAATTTCGCCATATTCTCATTAAACTCGATGGTTACTTCGTCATTAGAATTTGACAAAATATTTTTGAAAATAGACAAAGGTTTCTTCGGCATGATAAATTCTACCGCTTCTTTATTGGTAACATCCGTTCTTTTATACACCACTAATCTGTGAGAATCCGTAGACACGAAATTGGTTTCTTTTTCTGTAAATTGGAAAAGAACTCCCGTCATCACAGGTCTTAGAGAATCGTTGCTTGTTGCAAACAAGGTATTGCTTAGCGCATCTGCAAGAACTCCAGAAGCTAGCGTAACTTTTTGTGACGCATCAAATTCTGGTAATTCTGGATAATCTTCTGCATTATCTAGCGCTACTTCGTAATTGTCTTTCTCGTCTAAAATTTCTAAAAGACCACCTTCACCAGACTCAGAATCTTTTACTGAAAAAGTAAGCGGTTGGTCTCCAAAAGTTTTAATTAAATCTTGAAAAATTTTTGCAGGAACAGCAATTTTGCCTTGATCATCAGATTTTACAGCAAGAGAAGTAATAAGTGTGGTTTCGCCATCAGAAGCAGTTATTTTTAGAATTTCATTTTCTAATTCAAAAAGAAAATTTTCTAAAATGGGTCTTGACTGCGAACTAGAAATTACACCACTTACCACGTTAAGAGCTTTCTGTAATTCGCCACTTGCAACTATAAATTTCATAAATTAAAAAATTATTAAGTATACAAAGATACAATTTTGATAATAATAGACAAAGTCGAAAATCATTAAATTTTATTCAGTTTTCAACATTGAGAGAATATTGACTTTTCTGTAGTCATTTATTTTATGGTCAAAGATATCAGCAGAGTAATAAGTGATATTTACTTTTTTACCTACTAAATCTTGATATTTCTTTTCGAGTTCTATATTAGAATCTACATTAGAAATCCAATAAAATCTGGTTAAAATACCATTATCACCTTTCAAATAAAAAATAACGAAGGCATCCTTTTCTATTTTGGTGATTTCACCATTCATGAATTCCGCTGAATTTTCTTCTGCAGTAGACTCTTGAGCATATTCATCAGT contains the following coding sequences:
- the dnaN gene encoding DNA polymerase III subunit beta, with product MKFIVASGELQKALNVVSGVISSSQSRPILENFLFELENEILKITASDGETTLITSLAVKSDDQGKIAVPAKIFQDLIKTFGDQPLTFSVKDSESGEGGLLEILDEKDNYEVALDNAEDYPELPEFDASQKVTLASGVLADALSNTLFATSNDSLRPVMTGVLFQFTEKETNFVSTDSHRLVVYKRTDVTNKEAVEFIMPKKPLSIFKNILSNSNDEVTIEFNENMAKFTFGENIWICRLIDGKYPNYSAVIPKENPNVLTVNRNLLLSSIRRASILSNKSTNQVRFKLSGNVLHLHAEDTEYANKADMNIPCDYKGEDINIGFSSKFLTEMLSVLGSEDITMKMSQPNRPGIVEPVDGLDENEHILMLSMPVIGM